AGTTGAGAACTTCACTCATATCTGGACGAAGATTGGATGGAGATTGAAGACATGAACGAGCAATTTCAGCTAACTGGTCAAACAAAATCATAGATCATAATCATGAGCTCAAATCATCACTGGAACGACTTATTTTTACTTACCCTTTCAGCTGCCCTGGGAGGGTAGTCTGCTTTAAGTTTAGCATCGACAATCTCGTGCACAAATACTGTACGGAGCAGTCGATTTACCTGGTGATCAAGAACATGTAGTCACATGTAAAGAAAAAATGTGGACAAATAAACAAATGTATCCCAAAAACTTGCCTGTTAGAGTACATAATACATACCAAAGTATCAATTTCCTTCGGCCGTTCGATCCTTTGTGTGGGATCAAATGGTGGGCCACCAGTCAAAAGTTCAAGGAGAACCACGCCAAAGCTGTAAATACTGATTTTCTTTCTTCGAATTAAAAGGCTCCTAGTGCAAAGAAACGCGAAGTAACAGCAAGAGAGCAATTAGTACAAATTCTAACAACTAAGAACGACTCACAACTATACGTACTCTGTGGGCGCACTATGACCACTATCCTCATATGAGACCACAGAATAGGTTTGAGTAAGTTGATGAGTATCAGTTATTTTAACAGTTCCATCATCAAAAACTGAAACATGATAGGATGTGATCATATAATGCATCAAGTTCTTCTCATGCAAGTAGCGTAAGCCCCTTGCAGCCCCAACACCAATTCTGATACGCTGGGCCCATGACAGAGCCGGACGCGGCTCAAGCTCAACGCCTCTTCCTCCTGTTGcataacaaaaatatcaaagaATGAACATTTCTAAGAATACGGAGTATGATGAACCAACCATAAAGAATGTCGTATAAGGACCCTTGCTGTGCAAACTCATACACCAGGAAATACTGATCATCGTCCGCACAATAGTGAAGTAGCTTAACCACATTTTCATGCTTTAGACCAAATATTGTTGAAACCTACAAAATCCATGTTATAGACTTTTGCAGCCACATCAACACAAACAATGTTTTTCCAAACCTTTGTTAGAATTTCTTGGTGTGGCAGATTCGTGTCGAGCCTTTTGATTGCTACAGGCTGTCCAGTTTCAAGGGTTCCACGGAATACACTTTTTCCACACGGCATGCTTAAGTTAGCAGTCATGGACATTATCTCTTCTTTTGGAACTGCATTTGACAGCATACTAGTtgctatatatatacacacatatgCTTACATAACTAAATTTGTATATGGAAAGAAATCACTTTCACCTTCTAGCTCTAACCCAACAAGGGCTGACTCAAGCTGGGTTAAAACTTCCCTCATTTTCGGCCGTTGCTTTGGTTCATaaagcaagcatgttttagcgACGTCATAGCATATCTTAAGGCTCCTATCTGAGATGTTTCCACTCACATTTGAGTCTACAATCTCGTGAGGTTCCCTGTCGAAATCCCAATTGGAGAGGTACACTAAGCCATCAAGCGCTTTTCTCCCACTCAATACTTCCAACACCACCACGCCAAAAGCATATGTGTCACTCGCCCTAGTTAGCTTACCACCGGAGCTTTTATGATGTGGATCTTCATACCCATCCGTGCCCCTAGGACCCGTACTCACATGGCTTACATCAAACCCTACATGTCTCGCCAGGCCAAAATCCGCAACTTTAGCCTCAAAATTCTCATTCACAAGGATATTTGCACTCTTCACATCGCGATGTATGACTGAGCTGTTGGGAGCGTGTTCGTGAAGATAACACAGGCCCCGAGCAGCTCCAATCAAGATATTAATCCGTTGGCGCCACGTGAGCAAGGCACCGCCCGCCATTGACTGGTTGAGGTGATGCTTGAGTGAATGATTGGCCACGTACTCATAGATAAGAATCATATCTCCCTTTTCGTCACAGTAGCCAATGAGAGAAACTATATTACGATGCCGGATCTCGGTTAGGGTTTCAATCTCCTTGGTGAACTCACTCTGGCCTTGCAGGGACCATGCATTTCGCCGCTTCACTGCCACGGCCGTTTGGCCGTTGTCGATGAAGCCTTTGTATACTTTACCGAAACCACCGGTTCCAATTTCTTCACTGAAGTCGTTGGTGGCCAACCGGATCTCGGCTAGAGAGAATTTAGGACGTTGTGGTTTCAAGAAAGAAAATGATGGTCCCATCTTTTCAGCTTAAAGGTATTTGGAGGGTGCTCGAATGGAGTGATTTCGAGCTTCAATCAATGGTGGTTTTGAATTCTCAAGAAAATTGACTTGCTGAATTCActatttaaacatgctttatgAATGAGCTCCGGCAATCAAAGGGAAAGTAGTGGAGACAAGGGAGCTGGTGGATGAATTCTTTTGTCTTACTACTAATTATATGAATACTATATAATGGTGGTTTGAATTTTTAGGCAAATTGAATTGATGATGGAATGTGGAAGGAAAAGGAGTGAGAACAGTGATGGAAGAATCCATTTGTATATACATACTCCATAAAGTTAGACAATATATATAAAGCTATCAATTAGTAGGTAGAAAATTTGTAACAACCAAGGATCAATTGCTGAAGTATAATATTATGGTattaatacatatatattttcttcGAATCCAACAAGCACTGTGATGAGTCTGTGACGCCGTCAATACTTTCgattttcaaatatttatcTTGGAAAATGTCTGACATGTGTAGTAATAGTAAACAATacagaaaatataaacacaattaaAACTTTATTACAACTTCCACATTTAAATTCTTTTGAAGTATACTTATTAAAAAGCTAAGATTGTTTACTAATGCTAGAGCTATTTTTGAGTATTCCTTTAAACTGAAATTCTTTTAGTCGagaaatgttattttaatatttttcatgaAATGGTTGAATATCAACATTTGAGTATTTGAAAAGGTTCAgctataatttcaaaataaaagctCTTTCGTTTCACAAAATTGAAATTTGCTTCTAACTTATTACATGGAGTAGATTGTTAAATTTAAAGAATATTAATTTGGTTCAATAGAAACTTTACTTAAaaattgttttactttttttattctcGGATTGAAACCGGGATTTTGCCTATGGCGTCTCACTATCAACGCACGATAATAAGGCCCATTTCCTCCATTTTCAGTGGATtaactaattaacaaattatctccaaaaattaatttattaaaattttcagcTTTTGAGATAATATATGACTCCAATCTATAAAATCATACCACCattgtaaattttaaaatagttgTTAGAAAATAGCGCGCTCCCTCAAATATGCGTAGTTGTAGAAAATTCTAGATACGAAAAAGCACATAAACAAGTTATTGGACAACCACCAACCAATGAAAAATTTAAGTCAAGCAGTTGATTCTAGACATTAGTATTTAGTAGTGATAGGAATTTTAATCTTCCTTTCATTTTACTTGACTTTttgacatattttttttatactttcaAGTATGTGTTTTAGAAAAAATTTCCTCTATATGTACTAATTACTCTCTACTGCCATAATTTAAAGTCCTTTGATTtgattcgaattttaaaaaataaaaaaaagttcggtgaatgaaaatagagaataaaatttaaatggAATGTGGTGATATAGTGAAGCGTTAGCTCCACTTAttaaataagtaaaagaaattttaaatcacatatatactaaaatgacaaggacttttttttttgcaaacaAGGGgcagaaaatataaatacaaaaaatgattataaatttaactttaatttttttagggatTCCAGTATACCTATTGGACATGATTGAAAATTAAAGATAAGTTATTTTGATAGTTTGGTAGGATAGATAGTTCATTTATCTTAAAATAATATgatcaaaaataattttaaatataaatattttatctatttatctaTTCTGTTAAACTGGAGTTTC
This genomic interval from Salvia splendens isolate huo1 chromosome 13, SspV2, whole genome shotgun sequence contains the following:
- the LOC121761643 gene encoding PTI1-like tyrosine-protein kinase At3g15890 isoform X2 yields the protein MGPSFSFLKPQRPKFSLAEIRLATNDFSEEIGTGGFGKVYKGFIDNGQTAVAVKRRNAWSLQGQSEFTKEIETLTEIRHRNIVSLIGYCDEKGDMILIYEYVANHSLKHHLNQSMAGGALLTWRQRINILIGAARGLCYLHEHAPNSSVIHRDVKSANILVNENFEAKVADFGLARHVGFDVSHVSTGPRGTDGYEDPHHKSSGGKLTRASDTYAFGVVVLEVLSGRKALDGLVYLSNWDFDREPHEIVDSNVSGNISDRSLKICYDVAKTCLLYEPKQRPKMREVLTQLESALVGLELEVPKEEIMSMTANLSMPCGKSVFRGTLETGQPVAIKRLDTNLPHQEILTKVSTIFGLKHENVVKLLHYCADDDQYFLVYEFAQQGSLYDILYGGRGVELEPRPALSWAQRIRIGVGAARGLRYLHEKNLMHYMITSYHVSVFDDGTVKITDTHQLTQTYSVVSYEDSGHSAPTESLLIRRKKISIYSFGVVLLELLTGGPPFDPTQRIERPKEIDTLVNRLLRTVFVHEIVDAKLKADYPPRAAERI
- the LOC121761643 gene encoding PTI1-like tyrosine-protein kinase At3g15890 isoform X1, with the translated sequence MGPSFSFLKPQRPKFSLAEIRLATNDFSEEIGTGGFGKVYKGFIDNGQTAVAVKRRNAWSLQGQSEFTKEIETLTEIRHRNIVSLIGYCDEKGDMILIYEYVANHSLKHHLNQSMAGGALLTWRQRINILIGAARGLCYLHEHAPNSSVIHRDVKSANILVNENFEAKVADFGLARHVGFDVSHVSTGPRGTDGYEDPHHKSSGGKLTRASDTYAFGVVVLEVLSGRKALDGLVYLSNWDFDREPHEIVDSNVSGNISDRSLKICYDVAKTCLLYEPKQRPKMREVLTQLESALVGLELEVPKEEIMSMTANLSMPCGKSVFRGTLETGQPVAIKRLDTNLPHQEILTKVSTIFGLKHENVVKLLHYCADDDQYFLVYEFAQQGSLYDILYGGRGVELEPRPALSWAQRIRIGVGAARGLRYLHEKNLMHYMITSYHVSVFDDGTVKITDTHQLTQTYSVVSYEDSGHSAPTESLLIRRKKISIYSFGVVLLELLTGGPPFDPTQRIERPKEIDTLVNRLLRTVFVHEIVDAKLKADYPPRAAERLAEIARSCLQSPSNLRPDMSEVLNSLEELLPEDSKSGIYN